A section of the Ruania halotolerans genome encodes:
- a CDS encoding sulfatase-like hydrolase/transferase gives MTDRNVRRPNVVLFNPDQWRGDVLGHVGNLAAVTPTLDRMVAEDAVSFTNAFCQNPVCTPSRTSFMTGWYPHVRGHRTMHHMLQPDEPNLLRTLKQEGYTVWWGGKNDLVPAQRGFEDHCDVKNTVPEETLPLFGGRSDPETDPDFYRFFVGRLDTPDGTDHYPDSDWAHVHAAIDFIRAADPDQPFCLYLPLTYPHPPYAVEDPWYSMIDRDALPTRVPAPDWTDKPSILPGIQAAQGGDWPEKKWNELRATYYAMCARVDHQLSLILGALREAGAYDDTAVFVFPDHGDFTGDYGLVEKTQNTFEDCLTNVPLVVKPPASIPVRARTCEALVELIDMPATVEELSGITPEHTHFGRSLVPLLTAETDEHRDAVFCEGGRLQDEEHAMELQSASSQSRPEESRYWPRMRLQSSPGPEHTKAAMCRTRDYKYVRRLYEKDELYDLRSDPQELVNRIDDPALAPVRSLLTDRLLTWYQETADVVPHRGDQR, from the coding sequence ATGACCGACCGCAACGTCCGTCGCCCGAACGTTGTTCTGTTCAATCCTGATCAATGGCGCGGCGATGTACTCGGACACGTAGGGAATCTCGCAGCGGTGACGCCGACCCTCGACCGGATGGTGGCCGAGGATGCGGTCTCGTTCACGAATGCGTTCTGCCAGAACCCCGTGTGCACGCCATCACGGACGTCGTTCATGACCGGCTGGTATCCGCACGTGCGAGGGCACCGCACGATGCACCACATGCTTCAGCCCGACGAACCCAACCTGCTACGCACGCTGAAGCAGGAGGGGTACACCGTCTGGTGGGGAGGTAAGAACGACCTCGTCCCTGCGCAGCGCGGTTTCGAGGATCACTGCGACGTGAAGAACACGGTCCCGGAGGAGACCTTGCCGCTGTTCGGTGGCCGCAGCGACCCGGAGACAGATCCGGACTTCTACCGATTCTTCGTCGGGCGGCTGGACACGCCGGACGGTACGGACCACTATCCGGATTCGGACTGGGCGCATGTGCACGCCGCGATCGACTTCATCAGGGCAGCTGACCCGGACCAACCCTTCTGCCTCTATCTCCCGCTGACCTACCCCCACCCGCCCTACGCGGTCGAAGATCCGTGGTACTCCATGATCGACCGCGACGCCTTGCCGACGCGGGTGCCGGCACCGGACTGGACCGACAAACCGAGCATTCTCCCCGGGATCCAGGCAGCACAGGGCGGGGACTGGCCGGAGAAGAAGTGGAACGAGTTGCGTGCCACCTACTACGCCATGTGCGCGCGAGTCGACCATCAACTGAGCCTGATCCTCGGAGCGCTGCGTGAGGCCGGCGCATACGACGACACAGCCGTCTTCGTCTTCCCTGACCACGGCGACTTCACCGGAGACTACGGCCTGGTCGAGAAGACACAGAACACGTTCGAGGACTGCCTGACCAATGTGCCGCTGGTGGTCAAGCCACCCGCCTCGATCCCGGTGCGGGCTCGTACCTGCGAGGCGCTCGTCGAGTTGATCGACATGCCCGCGACCGTCGAGGAGCTCAGCGGCATCACGCCCGAGCACACGCACTTCGGGCGGTCCCTCGTCCCGTTGCTCACGGCGGAGACCGACGAGCACCGAGACGCCGTCTTCTGTGAAGGCGGGCGTCTGCAGGATGAGGAACATGCGATGGAGCTGCAGAGCGCGTCCTCGCAAAGCAGACCGGAAGAAAGCCGCTACTGGCCCAGAATGCGGCTGCAAAGCAGTCCCGGCCCGGAACATACCAAGGCTGCCATGTGCCGAACCCGCGACTACAAGTATGTGCGCCGACTGTACGAGAAGGACGAGCTGTACGACCTGCGATCCGATCCGCAGGAATTGGTGAACCGGATCGACGACCCGGCGTTGGCGCCTGTTCGTTCGCTGCTCACCGACCGACTGCTCACCTGGTATCAGGAAACGGCTGACGTGGTGCCCCACCGGGGTGACCAGCGCTAG
- a CDS encoding glycoside hydrolase family 2 TIM barrel-domain containing protein, giving the protein MIPAYLDDVRPAFGTRQPRARFHSDAPQIDLAGDWRFTLSDRAEGTGPELFDPSTDDRDWDLLPVPSHWVLHGHGHPIYTNVRYPFPVDPPHVPTENPTGDYRRVFELPESWPAAAAVLRFDGVESAFAVWLNGIELGWSTGSRLPTEFDVGEILRPGSNVLAVRVHQWSAASYLEDQDMWWLPGIFRDVTITARPEDSVNDLFIHADFDPPTRTGLLTVETDRPARLTIPELGIDQQPCGEQVAIADVEPWSAERPRLYDGVVNTGSEQVPIRIGFRRVEIVDGEIRVNGSHIIFRGVNRHEFHPETGRTLTRDRTRAEIELMKRHNINAVRTSHYPPHPDFLELCDELGLWVMDECDIETHGFGKAHGVDNAWIGNPSDDPQWAQAYLDRMQRMVERDKNHPSIIMWSLGNEANTGRNFRQMAEWTRQRDPSRLIHYQADFACEYVDMYSLMYTSHATMAQIGRREEEPHPDALDDPALDARRRSMPFILCEYGHAMGNGPGGLAEYDALFEAYPRLQGGFIWEWIDHGFRRRAENGEEYYAYGGDFGEEIHDGNFVIDGLVFPDLTPSPGLAEFAKVNEPVQIASGGTPGTIAIRNRHDLTDTRHLRFTWVLEDDGVECSRGTLHVPTIGPGESVEVNLPELATTQGEAWLTVDASLVDARPYAPAGHRVAWSQLALERPSHPRTAPRESRQQIAVTEGATGYRIGPSMFDADGTLVSLHGYEVAGPRLDLWRAPTDNDRASRRAPMRLEDDWRRFGLDRLRHRVKEITMIDDELVVSTHVGASATRFGFAADYRWSTREDAVTLTVSVDPVGEWPVPIPRLGLLMELPESLDQVEWFGGGPGEAYRDTRQAARIRRHRGNVDALQTPYIFPQENGNRIDIRWLRLTDTAGHGLHISGEPLFNFTARRWSTADLDRATHTHELTPRRRVFLNLDHAHQGIGSASCGPGPLPEHQLHAHAATFGLTFQPALAPPE; this is encoded by the coding sequence GTGATACCCGCGTACCTGGACGACGTCCGGCCAGCTTTCGGAACACGGCAGCCCCGAGCCCGCTTCCACAGCGATGCACCGCAGATCGACCTTGCCGGTGACTGGCGCTTCACGCTCAGTGATCGCGCCGAAGGGACCGGTCCCGAGCTTTTCGATCCGTCCACCGACGATCGGGACTGGGATCTGTTGCCGGTCCCCTCGCATTGGGTGCTGCATGGCCACGGCCACCCGATCTACACCAACGTTCGTTACCCGTTCCCGGTCGATCCGCCGCACGTTCCCACGGAGAACCCGACCGGCGACTACCGGAGAGTCTTCGAGTTGCCGGAGAGCTGGCCCGCGGCTGCGGCAGTACTGCGGTTCGACGGCGTCGAGTCGGCCTTCGCTGTCTGGCTCAACGGCATCGAGTTGGGGTGGTCAACTGGCAGCCGGTTGCCCACCGAGTTCGACGTCGGGGAGATCCTTCGGCCCGGTTCCAATGTGCTCGCGGTGCGTGTTCACCAGTGGTCGGCGGCCAGCTATCTCGAAGACCAGGACATGTGGTGGCTGCCCGGGATCTTCCGCGACGTCACCATCACCGCACGGCCCGAAGACTCGGTGAACGACCTGTTCATCCATGCCGATTTCGACCCGCCGACCCGAACCGGACTGCTGACGGTTGAGACAGACCGACCCGCGAGGCTCACAATCCCAGAACTCGGCATCGACCAGCAACCGTGCGGTGAGCAGGTGGCGATCGCGGACGTCGAGCCCTGGAGCGCGGAGCGCCCCCGCCTCTACGACGGCGTGGTGAACACAGGATCAGAACAGGTCCCGATCAGGATCGGCTTCCGCCGGGTCGAGATCGTCGACGGCGAGATTCGCGTCAACGGCAGCCACATCATCTTCCGCGGCGTGAACCGTCACGAGTTCCACCCCGAGACCGGGCGCACCCTCACCCGAGACCGTACCCGAGCGGAGATCGAACTCATGAAGAGGCACAACATCAATGCCGTCCGCACCAGTCACTACCCGCCGCACCCGGACTTCCTGGAGCTGTGCGACGAGCTAGGCCTGTGGGTCATGGACGAGTGCGACATCGAGACTCACGGCTTCGGCAAGGCACACGGGGTGGACAACGCGTGGATCGGCAACCCGAGTGACGATCCGCAGTGGGCCCAGGCGTACCTCGATCGCATGCAACGGATGGTCGAGCGGGACAAGAACCATCCCAGCATCATCATGTGGTCGCTGGGCAACGAGGCCAACACCGGGCGGAACTTCCGGCAGATGGCCGAATGGACGAGGCAACGAGACCCGAGCCGCCTCATTCACTATCAGGCCGACTTCGCCTGCGAGTATGTCGACATGTACAGCCTCATGTACACCTCGCACGCGACCATGGCTCAGATCGGCCGCCGCGAAGAAGAACCGCACCCCGACGCCCTGGACGATCCGGCGCTCGATGCCCGTCGTCGCAGCATGCCCTTCATCTTGTGCGAGTACGGCCACGCCATGGGCAATGGACCTGGCGGGCTCGCTGAGTACGACGCTCTGTTCGAGGCATACCCGCGCCTGCAAGGTGGATTCATCTGGGAGTGGATCGACCACGGCTTCCGCCGCCGCGCGGAGAACGGGGAGGAGTACTACGCCTACGGTGGTGACTTCGGGGAAGAGATTCATGACGGCAACTTCGTGATCGACGGCCTGGTGTTCCCGGACCTGACCCCCTCCCCCGGGCTGGCCGAGTTTGCCAAGGTGAACGAACCAGTCCAGATCGCCTCTGGAGGTACGCCCGGAACGATCGCTATTCGTAACCGGCACGACCTCACGGACACACGCCACCTGAGATTCACCTGGGTCCTGGAGGACGACGGCGTCGAGTGCTCCCGGGGCACGTTGCACGTACCCACCATCGGACCCGGCGAGTCGGTCGAGGTGAACCTGCCGGAGCTTGCGACGACCCAGGGGGAGGCATGGCTGACCGTGGACGCGTCTCTCGTGGACGCCAGGCCATACGCACCCGCCGGGCACCGAGTGGCCTGGAGCCAGCTCGCCCTCGAGCGTCCGTCTCACCCGCGGACCGCACCACGGGAATCACGGCAGCAGATCGCGGTCACCGAAGGAGCGACCGGATACCGGATCGGACCGTCGATGTTCGACGCCGACGGCACGCTCGTGTCGTTGCACGGATACGAGGTGGCAGGGCCACGACTGGACCTGTGGCGGGCACCGACCGACAACGATCGGGCTAGCCGCCGTGCCCCGATGCGACTGGAGGACGACTGGCGCCGCTTCGGCCTGGATCGCCTGCGTCATCGAGTGAAGGAGATCACCATGATCGACGATGAGCTAGTGGTGAGCACCCACGTCGGCGCATCAGCGACGCGTTTCGGCTTCGCAGCGGACTATCGGTGGAGCACACGTGAGGATGCTGTCACGTTGACAGTGTCGGTCGATCCTGTGGGCGAGTGGCCCGTGCCGATCCCCCGTCTCGGTCTGCTGATGGAGCTACCCGAGTCGCTCGACCAGGTCGAGTGGTTCGGCGGCGGACCGGGCGAGGCATACCGGGACACCCGCCAGGCGGCGCGCATCCGTCGGCACCGTGGGAACGTCGACGCGTTGCAGACTCCGTACATCTTCCCGCAGGAGAATGGCAACCGGATCGACATCCGCTGGCTGCGGCTGACCGACACCGCGGGGCACGGCCTGCACATCAGTGGTGAGCCGCTGTTCAACTTCACCGCTCGCCGGTGGTCCACGGCCGACCTCGACCGGGCGACGCACACGCACGAACTCACGCCACGCCGTCGGGTGTTCCTCAATCTGGACCACGCGCACCAAGGCATTGGGTCGGCCTCGTGCGGCCCCGGTCCGCTCCCTGAGCATCAGTTGCACGCGCACGCCGCCACGTTCGGTCTGACGTTTCAGCCTGCACTCGCGCCGCCGGAGTGA
- a CDS encoding sulfatase family protein, producing MRDGEAEREHAPAERPNILLILSDDHGYGDRGALGFDQAVLTPSLDRLAAEGVTCSDAYVTAPICNPSRAAIINGCYQARWGSTWFRDTNFCESRTTMAEYFTELGYTCGYFGKVHYGNEGPGDRACPSEHGFHESYYGLAGRQQGRLNYLVHSAAAVEEYGPEAQWRMAVQPMLHNGEEVELDGFLTAELGHRTREFMTSTDGPFFAMVSFNAVHNFCWQLPADELERRGLPAKTDWHDGDELDYSDWYDGAISPNLEHGREYYLAQLELMDAEIGRLLDSLEDSGAAENTIVVYLTDNGGSTCNYGNNTPLSGTKYTLSEGGVRVPYLVRWPGGGWTGGRCASGLVSSMDLCPTLLAAAGRDVAELGFDGIDQAAHWRAETDRGHESLHWETGDQSAVRCADMKLRITHGDSVQVRGIREREHVRVDDGVHLFDLSTDIAEAHDLLAHSPEQARALWDRHAAWLTDVGRSDLAERHGARVMAALT from the coding sequence ATGCGTGACGGGGAGGCTGAGCGGGAGCACGCACCGGCAGAGCGGCCGAACATCCTGCTGATCCTGTCGGACGACCATGGCTACGGCGATCGCGGCGCACTCGGGTTCGACCAGGCGGTCCTGACTCCGAGCCTGGACCGGCTCGCGGCCGAAGGCGTGACCTGCTCGGACGCGTACGTCACGGCACCGATCTGCAATCCTTCACGCGCTGCGATCATCAACGGCTGTTATCAGGCCCGCTGGGGATCGACGTGGTTCAGGGATACGAATTTCTGCGAGAGCCGGACCACGATGGCTGAGTACTTCACCGAACTTGGCTACACCTGCGGCTACTTCGGGAAGGTTCACTATGGTAACGAGGGACCCGGCGACCGAGCCTGTCCGTCCGAGCACGGATTCCACGAGTCCTATTACGGGCTCGCCGGGCGTCAGCAGGGGCGACTCAACTACCTGGTGCACTCAGCAGCGGCGGTTGAGGAGTACGGACCGGAGGCGCAATGGCGAATGGCAGTGCAGCCCATGCTCCACAACGGGGAGGAAGTGGAGCTGGATGGATTCTTGACCGCTGAGCTGGGGCACCGGACACGGGAGTTCATGACCAGCACGGACGGACCGTTCTTCGCCATGGTCTCTTTCAACGCAGTCCACAACTTCTGCTGGCAGTTGCCGGCGGACGAGTTGGAGCGGCGGGGTCTGCCCGCCAAGACGGACTGGCACGACGGTGACGAGCTCGACTACTCCGACTGGTACGACGGAGCGATCTCACCGAACCTGGAACACGGGCGCGAGTACTACCTCGCTCAGCTCGAACTCATGGATGCCGAGATCGGACGGCTGCTGGACTCGCTGGAGGATTCTGGAGCGGCGGAGAACACGATTGTCGTCTACCTCACCGACAACGGCGGCTCCACCTGCAACTATGGCAATAACACACCGCTCAGTGGGACCAAGTACACACTCAGCGAAGGTGGTGTGCGTGTGCCCTATCTCGTTCGGTGGCCCGGCGGTGGGTGGACCGGGGGGAGGTGCGCTTCGGGGCTGGTCAGCTCGATGGATCTGTGCCCTACGTTGCTCGCCGCTGCCGGTCGCGACGTAGCCGAACTGGGCTTCGACGGCATCGACCAAGCTGCACACTGGCGCGCGGAGACCGACCGTGGCCACGAATCGCTGCACTGGGAGACTGGCGATCAATCGGCCGTCAGGTGTGCGGACATGAAGCTCCGCATCACCCACGGCGACTCCGTCCAGGTTCGCGGAATCCGGGAACGAGAACACGTGCGGGTCGATGATGGCGTGCACCTATTCGATCTCTCGACGGACATCGCCGAAGCCCACGACCTGCTGGCCCACTCCCCCGAACAGGCGCGGGCACTGTGGGATCGCCACGCGGCCTGGCTGACGGACGTCGGCCGGTCCGATCTGGCCGAACGCCATGGTGCACGTGTCATGGCCGCCCTGACCTGA
- a CDS encoding IclR family transcriptional regulator — translation MLPAQPNQSLIDGLACLQTLSSSDHPIGSREMARTLGLEVTRVNRLLKTLAAIGLAEQDARKKYHPGPAIHVLAAQSLFGSGLLRRAIGPLESLYHFGHLVALGVLWRDQTAYLFHGHPSHPALDGLGHERLYPAASSGIGLMLLSHRSEDEIRGLYEEAATPRGRGAMPEDVVPVLDGEDGLLARLDSIRANGWALAHIPGGANRTLAVGLGDQFDAAIGVSGEFGDDEIDRLLEALRDVADQIKQKEQA, via the coding sequence ATGCTTCCAGCGCAACCCAACCAGTCACTGATCGACGGCCTCGCGTGCCTACAGACGCTCTCCTCGAGCGACCATCCGATCGGTTCCCGCGAGATGGCGCGCACCCTGGGCCTGGAAGTCACCCGCGTCAACCGACTCCTGAAGACCCTCGCCGCCATCGGACTGGCCGAGCAGGACGCGCGCAAGAAGTACCACCCAGGTCCCGCGATTCACGTGCTGGCCGCTCAGAGCCTCTTCGGATCGGGCCTGCTGCGTCGCGCGATCGGACCCTTGGAGTCGCTATACCACTTCGGACACCTGGTGGCCCTCGGTGTGCTCTGGCGGGACCAGACTGCGTACCTCTTCCACGGACACCCGTCTCATCCTGCGCTGGACGGGCTCGGACACGAGCGCCTGTACCCCGCAGCGTCGTCAGGCATCGGCTTGATGCTGCTCTCGCACCGGTCCGAAGATGAAATCAGGGGCCTATATGAAGAGGCCGCCACCCCAAGGGGCCGAGGAGCGATGCCCGAGGACGTCGTCCCGGTTCTCGATGGCGAAGACGGGCTCCTCGCCCGTTTGGACAGTATTCGGGCCAACGGATGGGCCCTCGCGCACATTCCGGGTGGCGCGAACAGGACGCTCGCCGTCGGACTGGGAGATCAGTTCGACGCAGCGATCGGTGTTTCCGGTGAGTTCGGCGATGACGAGATCGACCGGCTGCTGGAGGCGCTGCGTGATGTTGCTGATCAGATCAAACAGAAGGAGCAGGCGTGA